The following nucleotide sequence is from Alteromonas sp. V450.
CCAAGCGACTTATCAATCAGGCCTTTTATGAAATTTCTGACGAGATAGCCGGCTCTACAGAAGCGCTAATTCGGCCAAAGTTAGGCATTATGTTAGAAGTGCCATCGGTCCTTTATCAACTTCCACAGTTAGCTAAACATGTGGATTTCTTTTCTGTGGGAAGTAACGATTTAACACAGTACCTGCTAGCGGTAGACAGAAATAATACGCGTGTGGCAGGGTTGTATAACAGTTATCATCCTGCCGTATTAGGTGCCTTATATGACGTAATACGTAAAGCTGATCAAAACCAAGTGCCCGTGACTATATGCGGCGAGATTGCAGGTGAACCTGCTGGAGCGCTTTTGCTAATGGGTATGGGTTATCGTCGATTAAGTATGAACGGCTTTAATTTGAGAAAAATAAACTGGCTTATCAGAAAAGTCACGTTGGATGAATGTAAGCAATTACTGTCATTGGCGCTCACCTCTGTTAGTCAAGAAGAAGTCTTTGTGCACTTGAATCAATATCTAGAAACCAAGGGCCTGGGAGGCCTAATCCGGGCAGGTGCATAGGGAATGGATCCATTTGTTGTAATAATTGTAAGCTGTCTAGCTTTAGGCTCTGTTGTTGGTATTCTTGCCGGTATGTTGGGCATCGGTGGTGGTTTAATTATCGTACCGGCGCTATCATACTTACTTATTCACTTTCTGGGCATGACCACCGAAACGGTTATGCCCGTTGCTATCGCCACCTCGTTATCTACCATCATTTTTACGGGAATGTCATCTGCTCGTGCCCATTATCAATTAGGCAATATCCAGTTAAATATTGTACTTTACACGGGGTTGGGTATAGCGTTTGGCGCTTTTGCCGGCGCGCAGGTAGCGAGCCATATTTCAGGTGAACTGCTAAAAAATGTGTTCGCCGTATTAGTCATATTGATTGCGCTACAGATGATATTTGGCAAGCAGAAAGCCTCGAATAATGAAGCATCCAAAGGGGCGCTGGCGGCTGTGGGAGGAGGAGCAGGGCTTCTCAGTGCACTTATGGGTATTGGTGGCGGTGCTTTATTGGTACCCGCACTAGTATGGTTTCGTGTTAATGTACGTGCTGCCATAGGCTGTGCCGCATTTTGCGGGCTTGTTATTGCTGTATTTGGTACCACCAGTTTTGTTGTTACTGGATGGGGTGAGACAGACGTACCAGAATACAGCATGGGCTATGTGTATCTACCTGCAACAGCTGGTATTGTAGCCACGTCTATGTTCACCGCAAATATCGGTGCAAAACTTGGGCAGCGAGTAAATGTTCGCGTATTGAAAGCGATGTTGGCGTGTTTGCTTGTCTTAGTGAGCATCAGAATGATTTTAGGAATTGAATAAAGTAATGGAACAGAGCAGTTATCTGGTATTTCCCAGTATCGACCCCGTTATCTTCAGTATCGGTCCGTTAAGTGTACGCTGGTACGGCTTAATGTATTTAGTGGGCTTTATTGCCGCTTATTTGTTGGCACAAAAGCGCCTTTCACAGACGAACTGGAGCCGAGAGCAGTTAAGCGACCTGCTTTTTTGGAGCTTTGTGGGGGTTATTTTAGGCGGACGCATAGGCTACGTGCTTTTTTATCAGTTTGGCATGTTTCTCGACGACCCTCTGTACCTGTTTAGGATCTGGGCGGGCGGAATGTCTTTCCATGGCGGATTGTTGGGCGTGCTCGCAGCTCTTTTCTGGCGTGCCAAGTGCATGAATACGACTTTCCTTCGTTTAGGTGACTTCGTTGCACCGCTAGTGCCCATAGGCTTGGGGGCAGGTAGGATCGGCAACTTTTTAAACGCTGAATTGTGGGGGCGCAGCACCGACGTACCTTGGGCGGTCATCTTCCCTAACGCGGGTAATGTTCCTCGCCATCCCTCGCAGCTTTATGAGTTTGCGCTAGAAGGCGTATTGCTCTTTATAATCCTTTGGCTTTATTCTGCTAAAAAGCGTCCGGTAGGAGCGGTCAGTGGTTTGTTCTTACTTGGCTACGGGAGTTTCCGATTTATTGTTGAGTATTTCAGAGAGCCCGACGCACATATTGGCTTATATCAAATGGGACTAAGCCAAGGGCAACTTCTTTGTTTACCTATGATAGCTTTAGGAATAGGATTAATAGTCCGTGCTTACATGCGCGGAAAAGACCATGTTGAACAGCAAAAAATATAAGAATAACGATGAAAGAATATCTCGCTCTAATGCGCCATGTACGTGATACGGGTGTGAAAAAGGAAGATCGAACTGGTACAGGTACGTTAAGTGTATTCGGTTATCAGATGCGTTTTAATCTTCAGGAAGGTTTCCCTTTGGTGACAACGAAGAAATGTCACCTTAAATCAATCATTCACGAGCTACTATGGTTTCTTAAGGGCGAAACAAATATCGCTTATTTGAAAGATCACGGTGTGAGTATTTGGGACGAGTGGGCTACCGAAGAAGGCGAGCTTGGCCCTGTTTATGGTCATCAGTGGCGTAGTTGGGATCGCGGTGACGGCACATCGGTAGACCAAATTGCCGAAGTGGTTGAGCAAATCAAAAACAATCCAGACTCTCGCCGACTTATTGTTAGCGGCTGGAACCCTGCGGTACTCCCTGATACTAATTACTCTCCCAAAGAAAATGCAGCGATGGGCAAGCAAGCATTGCCCCCCTGTCATACACTTTTCCAGTTTTACGTATTAGACGGTAAGCTTAGCTGCCAACTTTACCAACGAAGCGGCGACATTTTCTTGGGCGTGCCATTTAACATTGCCAGCTACGCTCTGTTAACCATGATGATGGCCCAAGTATGTGACCTAGAGCCCGGCGATTTCATTCATACGCTAGGCGATGCACATTTGTATTCAAATCATCTTGAGCAAGTAGATTTGCAGCTAAGTCGTGAACCGTTTGCTCGTCCAACCATGGAAATCAATCCAAAGGTTAAGGACATTTTTGGGTTTTCTTATGACGACTTTACGTTGAAAAACTATCAGTCACATCCACACATTAAAGCCCCCGTTGCCATTTAAGGAGTTACCATGAGTACGCCTGTACTTATTTGCGATGACTCTGGCTTCGCACGACGCCAAATGGCCCGAAGCATACCCGACGAGTGGGATGTTGCTATCTCGTTTGCCGAAAACGGCCAGCAAGCACTTGACCTAATTCGTCAAGGGAAGGGCGATGTGGTGTTCCTCGACCTAAATATGCCTGTAATGGATGGTTACCAAACCATGGAGGCGATTCGTCAGAACGATTTACCTTGTCTTGTTATTGTTGTATCGGGCGATGTGCAAGAAAAAGCACGGGAAAGAATGCTAGGACTCGGGGCGCTTGACTTCATTCGTAAGCCTATCGACAACCAGAAGCTCACACATATTCTGTCTTCATATGGACTGTACAACGGCGAAGGTCATGCGTCGGACGAAACGCACTCTGACGCAGCCAATGTAAATATCAGTTTGGCGGACAAGCTCGATGCGTGCAGAGAAATGGTTAATGTTGCCATGGGACGGGCTGGAGAAAACCTTGCCCAGCTTTTGGGCGAGTTTATAGATTTACCTATTCCCAATTTAAATCTAATAGAAAGCAATGAGCTTTCGATGGCGATTGCTGAAATTAATCGAAATGACAGTGTTTCTGCGGTGTCGAAAGGCTTTGTCAGTAATGGGATTAGTGGAGAAGCTATCGTCATTTTCAACGATACAAATTCACAAAATATTGTTGAGTTATTGAAATACCCTACCGATGACGCGTCTGAAAAGTTTGCATTAGAAGCATTAATGGATGTCTCTAATATTCTGATTGGCGCCTGTTTAAATGGGCTGTCAGAGCAGCTTAGGGTGACGTTTAGTCATACCCATCCTGTGCTCCTTGGGCGGCACCAAGGGTTGTCGACGCTCCTAAGTGACAATGTGCAGCAATGGGGTAAATTGATGGCAATTGAGATAGGTTACGCAGTGAAAGCGAAAGATATCGCTTTTGACTTATTGCTGCTCTTTCCTGGCGACGCAATGCATCATATATATACACGCCTTCTAAACGAAGGTACTGAAAGGGGATAAACCATGTTTCAGATTACGCCAGCGGAGGGCGGTACAACCCAAACAGCTTCAGCCGTTATTCCTGACGGCTTACTTGACTCGATCGAAGTAGGCATAGCGGTAATTGATAAAAATTTTAGCGTGGAAATCTGGAACAAATTTCTGGAAAATCATAGTGGAAAACACGCATCTGGCATTGTGGGTGATAGTCTTTTTAAGCATTTTTCGGATATCGACGAAAACTGGTTACGCTCGAAGGTAGAGCCCGTTTTTAATTTGAATAGCCCTGTATTTATAATATGGGAGCAGCGTCCATATTTATTTAAATTTTCCTGCAACAGGCCCGTAACCTGTGCAGCGCAATACATGTATCAAAACGTTACCATGTTTCCAATAGCTAACGCTTCTGGGGAGGTAGAGCGTTTTTGTATGCTGGTTTACGATGTGACAGAACAGGCGCTTGGGAAGCTAGGTATGGCACATCTAAACCAAGAGCTTAAAATTGCGAGTCGTATAGATGGGCTGACGGGGTTGTATAATCGACGGTATTGGCAGGAACGCTTTGATGAAGTGTATAAACTGTGCCAACGGCGTGACAAACCCAGTACTGCGGTTATGTTAGATATCGACCATTTTAAACGTATTAATGACACCTATGGCCATCAAGCTGGCGACAAAGTTATCAAAATGCTTGCCGCTTTAATCAAACGCTGTGTGCGAGAAACCGATTTAGCCGGCCGGTATGGTGGCGAAGAGTTTGCCATTATTTTAACAGACTCCACTGTGGAAAATGCGAAATCAGTGGCTGAGCGTATTAGAGTGCTCGCACAACGCCTAGTGGTGGAGCATGAAGAACAGCAGATTTCTTTTACTGTCAGCCTAGGGTTAGCCCAGTTTGATAAAAAAAGTCAAAGCGCTATGGCTTGGTTAGAAGAAGCGGACCAAGCGCTTTATGAAGCAAAAGAAAATGGCCGCAACCAATCTTGTATTAAATAATAACGGCGCACTAAACGCCTTAAAGTGCCAGTTTTAAGGTGTTTTTCAATTCTTGAAATGTCACTGGCTTTACCAAATGGTACCGGACGCCCGCGTTCAACGATGCAACTTTGTCGTTTCTATGCGCATTGGCGGTAAGCGCAATAATGGGCAAGTCTGGATGTTTTTCTTTCATAATTTTAGCTACGTCTAGGCCACTCATATCAGGCAAGTTGATATCCAGTAAAACACAATCAAACTGTGTCTCATTAGATCTGCTAATGGCATCGTCACCCGTATAGCTTACGGTTACGTCATGACCCATACATTGCAGCATATACTCTACCATTTCTGCGTTAATGGGCTCATCTTCCACTACCAGCACGTGTGATTTGGACACCTCTTTTAATATTCTCATTTTGTTTGTATTGATGTGGTGAAGCGTATCGATGAAACGCTGTCTATCAATGGGTTTAACAAAGCTCTGAAAAATGGGAAGGTCGCTGCTAGCAATGATATTCGCAATATCAGGTGTGGACGACAGCACTACTACCGGTGGCGTTCTTTCTCCATATATAGCATGCAGTGTTTTTACAAGTTCGAGGCCATTCATCCCAGGCATATACAGGTCGGCAATAATGGCATTGAATTGCAAAATGTCTTCATGAAGTGCAAGCAAGCTTGCGCCTGAGGAAAAAGACCGAGCGGCATAACCTTCAGAAGTCACAATTGACTGAAGGTGTAAGCGAGATATTTCAAGGTCATCTACTATCGCGAATTTACCGTTAGAAGGCGTAACTTCGATGCTGGCAGGAGAACTTAACGGTTTAATTGGAATTCGAACAGTGATTTCTGTACCCACGCCTACCGTGCTGTTGACATGAATAGTTCCATCAAGATTATCAATATTATTTTTCACAACACTGAGCCCGATTCCTGCACCAGGGAAACGTTCACCTGAAACATGGTCGCCGCGAAAAAAATTTTCAAACATTTTGGCTTGTGTGGGAGCGTCTATGCCTACTCCGGTGTCGTTTATAACAACTTTTAAGAATATTCGTTTGTCGTTGACCTCAGTAGTGGCATTGATGTCAATAAGCCCTGTGGAGGTAAATTTAACCGCATTATCTAAAATATTCACAATCACTTTAGACACAGCAATAGGATCTGTTTCTACATACTGCGGCACGCTATGGCTACAGTGCATATTAAGTTCAAGTTTCTTATCTTTCACGCGCACCGAAAATGGCGAAATTGATTCATCGAGTAAGCTTATTAAGTCTACGCGCGTAAAGTTCATCTCTTCATGGGTATTGCTCGATAAAATTTCAGTGAGGTTATTTGTCAAATTAAGCAATCTGTAACTGGACTGTTCGGCCTGTTGTAGTAGCCGAGTTCGTTGATTTTCCATATTAGGGATCAGTTCCAGCGCACTGATAATTGCGCTAATGGGCGCGCGGAACTCGTGGCTTATTAACCGTAAAAATTGATTTTGCTTGAGTAGCGCCTTATCGCCTTTTCTGCGAAGTAATCGCGTTTGACCGTTACGTGTTGATTTTGTTAAACGGGGAACAGCGTTACGGTTGAAGGCCGCTATTAACACAGCACTGATGAGCGCCATGAACACAGTTAAGGTGAAAAGTTGTAAACGCAAGGCTAATGTTCCAGCTTGTTCTGCAAGCGTTCTTTTTTCATCATCAATGACAAAAAGCAGCGGCGATAAACTGAATGGAACACTAAAATAATCTATGCGTTTATCAGCAGGAGATAATGCGAGCGTATTGAGTAAATTCAATGTGTCGACATTGATACGGTATGCAGAGTCGGAGGGTAAACCGTTCACGAGAGCCTTAAATTTATCAAGCTCAAGCAAAGAAAGTGTCAATGTTTGGTTGTACTTTTTGTTGAATCTGTCGTTGACCAAAGAAAACGCGTCTCTATAGATAGCCTGAAGAGCAGGCGCTGCATCGGATAAATTGGATGTTATGAGTGTTAAGCGTTTATTTTCGATATCAAGAAGGGCTGAGGAAGCTCTATCTCCGTCGTTTATTTTATCCGTGAACTGAGAAAGCTGATGCGACGTAAAAAATAAACACACGCAGGCGAGTATACCTATGGATACAAATCCAGCCTGAAACCAAGTCGAAGGGGAAATTACCAGGGGCTGTTTAGTGATTACCTTATCTTTCGGCTGACGTTGGTCTTGCAAAGTGCTTCCTTAGCTGTACATTTACTCACCTTTTAAATGTAGATGTTTGCTCCGAGCTTGCAAGGTTCAGTGCGATTTTGTCGCGGCGGTTTCGACGGTTTTAATATGATGTCGTATTGAATACAAAAAAAGTAAACTGGGTATCACCATTAAAGCGGTGAGAATGAAAAACAAGCTCCAGTTTCCCTGCATAGCGTCGACCACGAACCCGCTGCTTGATGCCACTAGTGTTCTCCCGGCTACGCTGAGCGATGCCATAAGCGCATATTGCGTGGCGCTGAATGCGCGATTGCAGAGCAACGAAATAAAGGCAACCATAGCAACCGTGCTCCATGCGCCGGTAAATCCGTCAACTATTACGGTAAATGCTAAAAGTGCTGTAGATGGTCCTGTTTGCGCAATCGCTGCGAAAAGTAAGTTAGAGGCGGCCATCGCAATTCCAGCAACCATTAACCCACGATAAATGCCATAGCGAATGTTGACGACACCACCTAAAAGCGAAAACAAAATGGTTACCCACCAGTTAAGCAATTTGGAATAGGTTGCAATGTCGCTGTTTGAGAACCCCACTTCTTTGTAAAAAACAATACTCATCCTTCCAAGAAATGCTTCGCCTATTTTAAAGAGAAAAATAAATAGTAAAAACGAGACGGCTAATTTAACGCCATTTCGATTAAAAAACTCAGAAAACGGTGCGACGATAGTAGTGTGAAACCAGTGTAGGAGGGCACTGCGACTGCTATTGCTTGTTTCTGTTGATATTTCACTGAGTAGCGCCTCCCTATCTATATCGGGCTCAGTAGCAAAAAGCGTTGAAAACGCGAGAAGCAGCATTATGCCACCTAATAACAAATATATATCAGGCCAAGACCAAGACGTGAGATCGGCCAAAAAGAATGGTATAGCGCCTAGACCACCATAGCCCGTCCACCAGCCTGCGGTTGCAACTGACGACGCAGCTGACATACCGTCACTATCATTTACAGCAATGCAGTCGATTCTGAATCCGTCGATTGCAATATCTTGCGTAGCCGATGCTATTGCAATCAATAACCCAACAAGGGCTACGGTAAATAAGTGATCACTTGCTGTTAATTGAGACATAACAATGCATAACGCCGCTAGGCAAAGTTGCATTGAAAATATCCAACCTTTGCGCAGACCCAAAAAAGGAGGCTTGAGTTTGTCGACGAGGGGAGACCACAAAAAATTAAAGCTGTAAGTAGCGAAAATAATGCCGAACAGACCAATAGCAGAACGAGACAGCCCTTCATCTTTCAGCCAAGCTGATAACACAGAGCTTATCATTATCCAGGGGAAGCCGCTTGAAATGCCAAATAAGAAAATACTGGCAAAGCGTTTGTCGTTGAAGGATTGTAATACAGAAAACAAAAAGACCAGCCCCATGACTGCTGTAAAAGCAATATTGAGCCATTAAAGCTGTAGAATAGCAATATAATTAAGGGCGAATACCCACACAGTCCAGAGGGCAGTGTCCGGCGCCTTCAAGGTATTTGGTACAATTGGTGAGTTCATCTACGAGATACTGGTCGTGTTTAAGCTTCTCTTCACCCCAGTAATGAACTTGGTGCAGCAGGTGCCAGAATACGCGCTCTTTTTGTGTGTAGGGTTGGGTGAGGGTGTAATCAATTTGCCCCCACTCTTCCATACAGTCCCAAAAAAAGAGTTCGAGTTCGTCAATTGGGAGCTCATTTTGCCAGAATGCTCTCAGGTAAAAGCAAAGTTGCTTTGCTTTACTGTCTACAAATTCTTGAACATTCACAAATCAAACAACCATTTTGTGTTCACTAAACGTATTATAGTTCATAACCGTGTGACTGCGTATTCTCAAAGGCTACTTTTACAACTGATATATCCATACCGTTGTTTTGTTTATGTATTTAGCGTAATGCTGATGTTGACGAATTACCAGCCTAAATGACGTGTCCAGCCGAGGATACTGTTTGTAAGCATTTGATTTGAAAAGTTTTTGTTTTTCTGCTTTATACTAAAGGTTAACGTTTTACCTGGAAGTTTAACCTGTCTGTAGTGTAACTTTAGTTCAACTTTTGACCGGTTTTGTCGTTTGTAGTCGGTGCTGCCAGCCCAGTCATTGAAACCTCCTAAGGCAATATCCAAAACCGGATAATCAGATTGTGATATTAATTTTATAACTAAGTTATTGTTTTCTCTCTGTGGCCAAAACGGAGAAATAGCGACTAAGCTGTCAGGTTGAAGAGCTTCCTGAACATTTACCGCATTCATATAGGCCCCAGCGAGCATACCTTGCACAATAACCAGGCGATAACCCTGTCTGTCTTGCAGATAATTGTTCAACGAAGTTATGTGCGACGTAAGTGCCATGGTTACTGAATCAAAGTTATATGCTTGGGTTGAAACATCGCTCTGTGGGTGTACCGGTAACGCATTTTCATTACCTGTATTTTGATCCTGAGTTACCAGATCTGCATCTTTAGAAAGTGTAACAGCCACCGGAAAGTCAAATGGGCTGATGATCACATTCCAACCTTTTTGAGCCAGTTGGTTTGCCATAATATTGGCTTGAGAAATAGTAATGCTTGACGGAAACGGCTCTGAAAAAATGACGGCAGTCCCCAATGAAAGAGGGGTTTGAGATGCAATCTCTATAATTGGGTTTGATGATTCTCCTACCATGAGTGTTTTAACTTCATCTGGAGGGAATGCATGCCTGATATCAGTGTAAAAGTCGCATTGCGCCGCTGGTGTACACAACAAACATGTAAAATATAACAGCGTTACAAATAATCTTGGCAACATGTAAGACTTTTCACCTGAGTTAAATCAAACTACTTCACTAAGAACCCTTCTCTTTTTTACTTATCGGCCGAGTTAAAAATTGCTTAAGCCGCTATTTATTGTCTAGCGTCATACAAGAATAATTTATAACGCAGTTGGGCTGTGTCGACTAAATGGGATAGAGGTCTGAAAATTTAAAACAGTGTTATGTGTAGGGTGAGTGAAGCTTAAGCTCTCAGCATGAAGCTGTAAGCGGGCTGCCATGGATAGCGCCTCTTCATGGGCATAGAGTCTATCCCCTAAAATAGGGTGACCTAGAGCAAGCATATGCACGCGCAGTTGGTGAGAACGACCGGTAATAGGATAAAGAGCAACTAAAGAGTAGGGCAATCCTTTTTCATCTAACGTACGCTCAATGACGTTAAAGTGCGTTACAGCTTTTTTACCCCGCTCGAAGTCAACCATTTGCTTTGGCCTGTTTGGCCAGTCGCAAATAAGGGGGAGGTTAACTTCTCCGCTGTCTTGTTCTACATGCCCATGAACTCGGGCGAAGTAACGTTTTTTAGTTTGCCGAAGCTCAAACTGTTTCGAGATATGGCGATGGCTATCTTTATTGAGCGCCAGCACCAAAATACCTGAAGTCGCCATGTCTAAGCGATGTACTACTGTGGCGGTGGGATAAACACGGTTCACCCGGCTGATCAGCGAGTCGCGGTGTTCTAGTGCTTTGCCCGGAACGCTCAATAGCCCGCTAGGTTTATGCGCAACCACCATGTCCTCATCTTGATACAAAATATCAAGATAAGGTGTCATTGGTGGGTTATAAACAAAACTTGGGTTCGCCATTATGTACTCGTTACTTCACCGTCGCTTTTGAATGTTTAACCTATTAAGGTTATGGGTTATTTACAACAATACGAATGGCGTCCAGCTGAACGTCTGCATCCTGAATAACTTTATCAAGGGCGTTCATTTGCGTTTCGATAAACTCAATTTCGCTGTCACGTACTGCTGGGTTACGCTTTTGAAGATCGCGTAAGCGCTGTATTTCTTCGTTAAGCGTGCTGTGCATACTGTTAAGTGCATCGTGTTGTTTTTGGTTCGCTTGTTGATGGGCCAGCTTACGCGCCTTTTCAATGGCAAGCTCAAGCGGCTGTTGCAAGGCTTTTAAAAGCTGAGCCGAGATCTTACGTCCAATTTTACGCTTAACGTCGAAGCTTAATTCAGACGGATTCCCTTGCGCATCTAAACACACTCGCACCGGTGTTTGAGGTAAAAAACGGCCTAACTGAAGCGCTTTAGGGGCTTGTGCCTGCAGCACAAACAGCGCTTCAACCCAATAAGCGCCTTTTGGCAAAGACGGCTCGGCAATGAAGCCCATGCTGCTTTTTCCGTGTACATCGGTGAGTACTACGTCTATGGCGGTATGCACGAGCGGATGATCCCAACTTAAAAACTGTACGTTTTCCAGCGTGGTGGCAACACGGCGCTTGTAAGTAACCGTCATACCTTCTGGGTCAAGACCTGGAAGCTGGCTCACCATCGACTCGGTTGGCATAAGAATAAAGCAGTCATTGCCTTTTTCATCCTGCTGAACACCAATAGCATCGAATACGCGCCCCATAAAGCGCGACAAATCTTGTTCGCTATCAAGGGTAATGATGTCTTCAAGCAGTTGTTCTACACGGCCCTCTCCCGAAGCATTAAGCTCTAGAAGCCGATCGCGACCGGCTTCTAGCTGCGCTACGAGCTGGCTATTAAGCGTAACACTCATGTTCACTAGCTCGTCACGGGCGCTCATATCGTCAGGGTGCAAGCACGCACCAATAAGCAAAGGCTTAACGTCGTCGAACACGCCAGAGCCAGTCGGACAGGTTTTTTCGAAGGCATTAAGCCCTTCGTGATACCAATCTAGTAATACGTGCTGCGCGGTTTTCGCTAAATACGGCACGTGAATTTGTACGGTCTGGGTTTGGCCAATACGGTCAAGACGACCAATACGTTGTTCAAGCAGGTCTGGCGTAATAGGCAAGTCGAACAATACTAAGTGGTGAGCGAACTGGAAGTTACGGCCTTCGCTGCCTATTTCGCTACACAGTAGAATTTGTGCGCCGTCTTCCTCATCAGCAAAATAATGGGCCGCCTTGTCGCGCTCAACAATGCTCATGCCTTCGTGGAATACACTATGGCGAATACCGGTTTGCGTGCGAATAACCTCACCTAACTCTTGCGCTGTACGGGCGCTTGCGCAAATAAGCAGAATCTTTTCTGGCTTAACGCTTTGCATGAAATCAAGCAGCCATTCAACGCGCGGGTCATGCTTGGTCCAGCTGTTAACCACGCTTGCCATACGTTCAGGATACAGTGAATAGGTTAGGTCGCCGCCGCTCACGGCATCTGAATAAACCTCAGGCAAAGCTAATTCGTACGCGCTTAATTTACGCTCCGGAAAGCCTTCAATATTGGCGCGGCGGTTTCTAAACAACATACGACCTGTACCGTGACAATCAATAAGTTGATGCAGCAGCGCGTGGCGATTTTCCGGCGAGCTTAAATCACCCGCATGTTCCATAACGTCAGGCGCGAATTCAGCGAGTTTGCCGCGCTGTTTGTCGTTAGGCTCGGCGTCTGAAAGTAATGGTGCTACCGCATCGGCCAGTTGGCTGTATTTCGATTCTTCATCTAAAAATGCGTCGTAGCTATGGAAGCGGGCTGGGTCGAGCAGGCGCAAGCGGGCAAAGTGGCTTTCATGACCAAGTTGATCAGGCGTTGCGGTAAGTAATAACACGCCAGGTGTTTGATTGGCTAGCGCTTCCACACACAGGTATTCGGCAGATGGCGATTCGCTTGACCATGCAAGGTGATGGGCTTCATCAACAACCATTAAATCCCATCCTGCAGCTTGAATTTGCTGCTGGCGTTTTTCGCTCTTGCTTAGGAAGTCGATACTGCAAAGTACCAGCTGGTCGTTTTCAAATGGATTCACAGCGCTCGCGTCAGACGTTTCGTCATCGTCTAAGCCTTCACTCTTCTCTATTGCTTCGCAACGACTCTCATCGTAAATGGCAAAAGGAAGGTTAACGCGGCGAAGCATTTCAACAAGCCATTGGTGCATTAGCGAGTCTGGAACCAAAATAAGCACGCGCTCTGCACGGCCAGTTTTAAGCTGCTGGTGAATAATTAACGCGGCTTCAATGGTTTTACCAAGACCTACTTCATCGGCCAGCAATACCCGAGGTGCATGTCTGCCGCCTACCTCTGACGCAATGTGGAGTTGGTGCGGAATAAGCGATATGCGCGCACCTGAAAGGCCAATAGTATTTGAACGCAGGTAATCGTATTGATGATCTAGGGCACGTTCACGCAAGTCGAACCATTTAGGGTTGTCTAGCTGCTGACTAAACAGGCGCTTTTCAGGTTGGTTTAAGCGAATGTGGCTGTCTAGCATGGTTTCAGGTAATCGCGCCTGCGCTTTGGTGTCTTCGCGAAGCCCGTGATAGATAAGCAAGCCTTGGCTCTCTTCTTTTTCAGTAATGGTCATTTCCCAGCCATCTTGGCTTTTGACCGTTTCGCCAATTTCAAAAATTAGTCGCGTAAGCGGCGCATCTTGCTTTGTGTATTTTCGCGCTTCGCCTGTTGCTGGATACAACACTTCTACTGAACGGAAGTCACTACCAATAACGACACCTAACCCCAGCTCTATTTCTGTGTTGCTTAA
It contains:
- the rapA gene encoding RNA polymerase-associated protein RapA gives rise to the protein MSSDSQFLVGQRWLSNTEIELGLGVVIGSDFRSVEVLYPATGEARKYTKQDAPLTRLIFEIGETVKSQDGWEMTITEKEESQGLLIYHGLREDTKAQARLPETMLDSHIRLNQPEKRLFSQQLDNPKWFDLRERALDHQYDYLRSNTIGLSGARISLIPHQLHIASEVGGRHAPRVLLADEVGLGKTIEAALIIHQQLKTGRAERVLILVPDSLMHQWLVEMLRRVNLPFAIYDESRCEAIEKSEGLDDDETSDASAVNPFENDQLVLCSIDFLSKSEKRQQQIQAAGWDLMVVDEAHHLAWSSESPSAEYLCVEALANQTPGVLLLTATPDQLGHESHFARLRLLDPARFHSYDAFLDEESKYSQLADAVAPLLSDAEPNDKQRGKLAEFAPDVMEHAGDLSSPENRHALLHQLIDCHGTGRMLFRNRRANIEGFPERKLSAYELALPEVYSDAVSGGDLTYSLYPERMASVVNSWTKHDPRVEWLLDFMQSVKPEKILLICASARTAQELGEVIRTQTGIRHSVFHEGMSIVERDKAAHYFADEEDGAQILLCSEIGSEGRNFQFAHHLVLFDLPITPDLLEQRIGRLDRIGQTQTVQIHVPYLAKTAQHVLLDWYHEGLNAFEKTCPTGSGVFDDVKPLLIGACLHPDDMSARDELVNMSVTLNSQLVAQLEAGRDRLLELNASGEGRVEQLLEDIITLDSEQDLSRFMGRVFDAIGVQQDEKGNDCFILMPTESMVSQLPGLDPEGMTVTYKRRVATTLENVQFLSWDHPLVHTAIDVVLTDVHGKSSMGFIAEPSLPKGAYWVEALFVLQAQAPKALQLGRFLPQTPVRVCLDAQGNPSELSFDVKRKIGRKISAQLLKALQQPLELAIEKARKLAHQQANQKQHDALNSMHSTLNEEIQRLRDLQKRNPAVRDSEIEFIETQMNALDKVIQDADVQLDAIRIVVNNP